DNA from Asanoa sp. WMMD1127:
GGCGGGCGCTCGGGTTCGGCACCTACAAGCTGGGCTTCGGGCACCGGGGCAGCAACCAGCCGGTGCTCGACCGGACGACCGGCAAGGTCGAGGTGACCGCGCACAACCACGGTTTCGCGGTCGACGCGCCGCTGGACAGCACGGTCAGCACCGACTTCGGCGACGTCGCGGTGTCGCACGTCTGCCTCAACGACAACGTGGTCGAGGGCCTGCGCGCGCACGACGTGCCGGCCTTCACCGTCCAGTACCACCCGGAAGCGGCCGCCGGCCCGCACGACGCCGACTATCTCTTCGACCGGTTCCGGGAATTGATCGCGGGGGAGAAGGCCAGTGCCTAAGCGGAGCGACCTGTCGCACGTGCTCGTCATCGGCTCCGGGCCGATCGTCATCGGGCAGGCGTGCGAGTTCGACTACTCCGGCACCCAGGCGTGCCGAGTGCTGCGGGCCGAGGGCCTGCGGGTCAGCCTGGTCAACTCGAACCCGGCGACCATCATGACCGACCCGGAGTTCGCCGACGCCACCTACGTCGAGCCGATCACCACCGAGTTCCTCGAACTGGTCATCGCCAAGGAGCGGCCGGACGCGATCCTGCCGACGCTGGGCGGCCAGACCGCGCTCAACGCCGCGGTCGCCCTGCACGAGTCCGGGATCCTCGACAAGTACGGCGTCGAGCTGATCGGCGCCGACATCGAGGCGATCCAGCGGGGCGAGGACCGGCAGAAGTTCAAGGAGATCGTGGCCAAGGCCGGCGCCGAGACGCCGCGCTCGCGGGTCTGCGACTCGATGTCCGCGGTGCGTTCGGCGGTGGCCGAGCTCGGCCTGCCGGTCGTGGTCCGGCCGTCCTTCACGATGGGTGGCCTGGGCTCCGGCATGGCGCACACCGAGGAGGACCTCGAGCGGATCGCCGGCGCGGGCCTGACCGAGTCGCCGGTGCACGAGGTGCTGATCGAGGAGAGCGTCCTCGGTTGGAAGGAGTACGAGCTCGAGCTGATGCGCGACAAGCACGACAACGTCGTGGTCGTCTGCTCGATCGAGAACCTCGACCCGATGGGCGTGCACACCGGCGACAGCGTGACCGTCGCGCCGGCGATGACGCTCACCGACCGGGAATACCAGCAGCTGCGCGACGTCGGCATCGCGGTGCTGCGCGAGGTCGGTGTGGACACCGGCGGCTGCAACATCCAGTTCGCGGTCAACCCGCGCGACGGCCGGCTCGTGGTCATCGAGATGAACCCGCGGGTGTCCCGCTCGTCGGCGCTGGCGTCCAAGGCGACCGGCTTCCCGATCGCGAAGATCGCCGCCAAGCTGGCCATCGGCTACACGCTCGACGAGATCCCCAACGACATCACGCTGGAGACGCCGGCCGCGTTCGAGCCCGCGCTCGACTACGTGGTGGTGAAGATCCCGCGGTTCGCGTTCGAGAAGTTCCCCGGCGCCGACCCCGAGCTGACCACCACGATGAAGTCGGTCGGCGAGGCGATGAGCCTGGGCCGCAACTTCACCGAGGCGCTCAACAAGGCGATGCGCTCGATGGAGACCGGCGCCGCCGGCTTCTGGACAGCGCCCGATCCCGACGGGGCGACGCTGCAGTCCACTCTGGAGGCCCTGGGCACGCCGCACGACGGCCGGCTCTACACCGTCGAGCGGGCGCTGCGGCTGGGCGCCTCGGTGGCCGAGGTGTCGGCCGCGTCCGGCGGAATCGACCCCTGGTTCCTCGACCAGATCGCCGCGCTGGTCGACCTGCGCGCCGAGATCATCGCGGCCCCGGTGCTCGACCTGCCGCTGCTGCGCCGGGCCAAGCGGGCCGGCCTGTCCGACCGCCAGCTCGCCGCCCTGCGGCCCGAGTTCGCGGGTGAGGACGGGGTGCGCCGGCTGCGGCACCGGCTCGGGCTGCGGCCGGTCTACAAGACGGTCGACACCTGCGCGGCCGAGTTCGAGGCGAAGACGCCCTACCACTACTCGTCGTACGACGAGGAGACCGAAGTGGCGCCCTCGGACCGGCCCAAGGTGCTGATCCTGGGCTCGGGTCCGAACCGGATCGGCCAGGGCATCGAGTTCGACTACTCGTGTGTGCACGCGGTGATGGCCTTGCGGGGCGCGGGCTACGAGACGGTGATGGTCAACTGCAACCCCGAGACCGTGTCCACCGACTACGACACCGCGGACCGGCTCTACTTCGAACCGTTGACGTTCGAGGACGTGCTCGAGGTGGTCAACGCCGAGGATGCGTCCGGCCGGGCGGCCGGCGGGCCCGGCGTCGTCGGCGTGGTGGTCCAGCTCGGCGGGCAGACCCCGCTCGGGCTGGCCCAGCGGCTCAAGGACGCCGGCGTGCCCATCGTCGGCACGTCGCCCGAGTCGATCAACCTGGCCGAGGACCGCGGCGCGTTCGGCGCGGTGCTGGCTCGCGCGGGACTGCGGGCGCCCGCCCACGGCACCGCGACGTCCTACGACGAAGCCAAGGCGATCGCCGACGAGATCGGCTACCCGGTGCTGGTGCGGCCGTCCTATGTGCTCGGTGGCCGCGGCATGGAGATCGTCTACGACGATCCGACGCTGTCCGCCTACATCGCCCGGGCCACCCAGATCTCGCCGGCCCACCCGGTGCTGGTCGACCGCTTCCTCGACGACGCGATCGAGATCGACGTGGACGCGCTCTGCGACGCCACCGGCGAGGTCTACCTCGGCGGCGTGATGGAGCACATCGAGGAGGCCGGCATCCACTCCGGCGACTCGGCCTGCGCGCTGCCGCCGATCACGCTGGCCGCGTCCAACCTGGCCGAGGTGCGCCGCTACACGGCGGAGATCGCCCGCGGCGTCGGGGTGCGGGGCCTGCTCAACGTGCAGTACGCACTCAAGGACGACGTGCTCTACGTGCTCGAGGCCAACCCGCGGGCGTCGCGTACGGTGCCGTTCGTCTCGAAGGCGACCGCGGTCCCGCTGGCCAAGGCGGCCGCCCGGATCATGCTCGGGGCGACCATCGCGGAGCTGCGGGCCGAGGGTCTGCTGCCGGCCACCGGCGACGGCGGCGACCTGCCGGCCGACGGTCCGACCGCGGTCAAGGAGGCGGTGCTGCCGTTCAAGCGGTTCCGCACGCCGGCCGGGCGGGGCGTCGACTCGCTGCTGGGCCCGGAGATGAAGTCGACCGGCGAGGTGATGGGCATCGACCCCGCCTTCGGCAACGCGTACGCCAAGTCGCAGGCCGCCGCGTACGGGTCGTTGCCGACGTCGGGGCGGATCTTCGTCTCGGTCGCCAACCGCGACAAGCGCAGCATGATCTTCCCGATCAAGCGGCTGGCCGACCTCGGCTTCCAGATCGTGGCGACCGTCGGCACCGGCGAGGTGCTGCGCCGGCACGGGATCTCCTGCGAGCTCATCCGCAAGCACTGGGAAGAGGAAGGCTCCGGGCCGGACGCGGTCACGCTCATCCGCAACGGCGAGGTGGCGCTGATCGTCAACACGCCGCAGGGCTCGGGCGCCTCGGCGCGGTCGGACGGCTACGAGATCCGCAGCGCGGCGGTCACCGCCGACATCCCGTGCATCACCACGGTGCCGGGCGCGGCGGCCGCGGTGATGGGGATCGAGGCGCTGATCCGCGGCGAGATGACGGTGCGCCCGCTGCAGGACCTGCACGCCGCCCTGCGGGCCGCCGAATGATCTTCGAGCGGGTCGTCCGGCCGGGTCTGTTCCGGCTCGGCGCCGGCGACGCGGAGACCGCGCACGAGTGGACGCTGTCGCGGCTGGCGGGCCTCCCGCCGGCCGTGCGGCGGCTTCTCGCCGTCCGCTATGCGGTCCGCGATCCTCGCACCGTGTTCGGGGTCGAGTTCCCGAACCCGGTCGGGTTGGCCGCGGGCGTCGACAAGAACGGCGTCGCGCTGGCGGCCTGGCCGGCGTTGGGTTTCGGGTTCGTCGAGGTGGGCACGGTGACGGCGCACCCGCAGCCCGGCAACCCGAAGCCGCGCCTGTTCCGCCTCCGCGACAGCGAGGCCATCGTCAACCGCATGGGCTTCAACAACGCCGGCGCCGCGGCCCTGGCCGCCCGCCTGACCGAGGGCCGTTCCCGGGCGATGGCCGATGGCGGACCCGGCGACGCCCCGCCGGCGGCTGGCGGCGGTGCCCGCGCGGTGGCCGGCAGCGGACCCGGCGGTCCGCGGGCCGTGCGGGACGGCGGTGGCCCGCGCACCCTGACCGAGCCGCGCGATGCGCGGCCGTTCGGCGTGCCGATCGGCATCTCGTTGGGGAAGTCGAAGGTGACCCCGCTGGACGAGGCCGTCGACGACTACCTCGCGTCCTACCGGCTGCTGAAGGACCACGGCGACTACTTTGCGGTCAACGTTTCATCGCCCAACACCCCGGGGCTGCGGTCGCTGCAGGATCGCGACTCGATCGACGCGCTGCTGGGCGCGTTGGTGGGGGAGAAGCCGATCCTCGTGAAGATCGCCCCTGATCTGACCGAGGCCGCGATCGCCGAGCTGTTGGAGGTCTGTCTGGCCCGCGGCGCGGCCGGGGTCATCGCGACCAACACCACGCTCGCCCGGGACGGTCTCGCGCCCGCCGATGTAGCGCTCGGTGACGAGGCCGGCGGGCTGTCCGGGCGGCCGCTGACCGGGCGCGCCCGGGACGTCGTGCGGTTCGTCCACGACGAGACCGGCGGCCGGCTGCCCGTGATCGGGGTCGGCGGCGTCATGTCGGCCGACGACGCGGCGCGGATGTTCGACGCCGGCGCGAGCCTGGTGCAGGTCTACACGGGGTTCATCTACCACGGGCCGGCGCTGGTCCGGCGGATCGCGTCTGTGAAGAAAGGACAATCGTGACTAAAGCCTTCGGGGCGCGGCTGCGCGCCGCTCTGGACACTCGCGGTCCGCTGTGTGTCGGCATCGATCCTCATCCAAGTCTGCTGATCGCCTGGGGGCTGTCCGACGATGCCGAGGGGCTGGCCCGATTCGCGGGAACCGTGATCGACGCCCTCGGCGACCGGGTCGCGATCTTCAAACCGCAGTCCGCGTTTTTCGAGCGACACGGCTCCCGAGGGGTCGCCGTGCTTGAGTCGGCTATCCGACAGTTGCGGGATGCCGGGGCACTCGTCCTCCTCGATGTGAAGCGCGGCGACATCGGTTCGACGGTCGCCGCGTACGCCGCCGCCTATCTCGACCCGGCGAGCCCGCTGTGTGCCGACGCGATCACGGCGAGCCCGTACCTCGGCGTCGGATCGCTGCGCCCGATGTTCGACGCGGCGCGCGCGCACGACGGCGGAGTGTTCGTGCTGGCCCTGACCTCGAACCCCGAGGGCGCCGAGGTCCAGCGGGCCGTCGGTCCCGGCGGCCGGACCGTCGCGCAGACCGTGATCGACGAGATTTCCCAGCTCAACGAGGGTGTGGCGCCACTCGGCAGCTTCGGCCTGGTGGTCGGCGCGACGATCGGCGACACGGGCCACGACCTCTCCCGCGTCAACGGCCCGATCCTCGCCCCGGGGCTGGGCGCGCAGGGCGCCAACGCTTCCGACCTGCGTACCGTCTTCGGCAATGATCTTGATTGGGTCGTTCCGTCCTACTCGCGGGAGATCCTCTCGCGCGGGCCCTCGGTGTCCGATTTGCGCAGCTCGGCGGCCGAGGCGCTGGCCCAGTGCCGGGCCGTTCTCGCCCCCCGAACGAGGTGACACGGCGGATCAAGATTTCGTGATCAAGGCGCGCCGACGTTGCCGAAAACCCATCGGGCCGCTAGTTTTCCCGGCGCTGGGAACCACATGCCCCTTTGGTTCACGGCCACCCCACGTTTCACGACCGCGGCGGAAATTCCCGATCGCGGTAGGACCTGAGGAGAACTGGTGCCGCTCCCGTCACTGAGCCCCGAACAGCGCGCGGCAGCGCTGGAAAAGGCAGCGGAGATCCGCAAAGCCCGCGCCGAGCTGAAGGAGCAGCTCAAGCAGGGCAAGACCACCCTCGCTTCCGTGCTCGACCGGGCCGAGTCCGATGACGTCGTCGGCAAGCTGAAGGTTTCGGCCGTGCTGCAGGCGATGCCGGGCATCGGCAAGATCCGGGCGACCCAGATCATGGAGAAGCTCAAGATCGCTGACAGCCGCCGGCTGCGCGGTCTCGGCGACCAGCAGCGCAAGGCGCTCCTTGGAGAGTTCGCCGGCAGCTGACCCGTCGCACGGGTAGAACAAAGCTGTGACCATGCGTGACGAGGCGCGCCCGGCGGCTCGGCTCACGGTCCTGACCGGTCCTTCGGAGGCCGGGAGGGCAGCCGTGATCCGGCTGGTCCGGGCGCGTTCGCCGTGGGTGCGGATGCCCGTCATGGTCACCACGCGCCGGCGTCGCGACCACGAGGTCGACGGCGTGCACTACACGTTCGTCGACGAGGCCGCGTTCGACCGGCTGGTCGAGGAGCGGGGCCTGCTCGAGGCCGCGGCGATCCGGCACCACCGGTACGGCACCCCCCGCCGTCCCGTGGAGGCCTGGCTCGCCGCCGGTGAGCCGGTCCTGCTCTCGATCGATCCGCGCGGCGCCGAGCTCGTCACCCTGGCCATGCCGGACGCCCGCGTGGTGCTCCTGCTGACCCCGGACGACCGGGTGTCGGCCGGCGACGGCATCAGCGGGGCGATCATCAACCACGCTGCCGGGCGGGCAGCCGACGAGCTGGTAGGATTGCTCGGTTCGTCATTCCTGACCCCGGCCCGACCGCCGCGCGGCGGTTGAGAACTTTGAGGTTTGTTTTCCGTGGGATCCATCGCCAATCCTGAAGGCATCACCAACCCGCCGATCGACGAGCTGCTCGAGAAGACCACGTCGAAGTACGCGCTGGTCATCTTCGCGGCCAAGCGCGCCCGCCAGGTCAACGCCTACTACAGCCAGCTCGGCGAGGGCCTGCTGGAATACGTGGGCCCGCTGGTGGAGACCACGCCGCAGGAGAAGCCCCTCTCCATCGCGATGCGCGAGATCAACGCCGGCCTGCTGACGGCCGAGCCGACCGACCAGCCCTGAGGTCATGACCACCCGGGTCGTCCTCGGCGTCGGTGGTGGCATCGCCGCCTACAAGGCCGCCGAGCTGCTGCGCCTCTTCACGGAGTCGGGGCACCAGGTCCGGGTGATCCCCACCGCGTCCGCGCTGCGCTTCGTCGGCGCGCCGACCTGGGCCGCGCTGTCCCGGGAACCGGTCGCCGACGACGTGTGGGCCGACGCCCACGAGGTGCCGCACGTGCGCCTCGGCAAGGAAGCTGATCTTGTCGTCGTCGCGCCGGCCACCGCCGACCTGATCGCCAAGGCGGCCCACGGGCTCGCCGACGACCTGCTCACCAACACGCTGCTGACCGCGCGCTGCCCGGTCGTCCTGGCGCCGGCGATGCACACCGAGATGTGGGAGCACCCGGCCACCCAGGCCAACGTGGCGCTGCTGCGGTCCCGCGGCGTGCTGGTCATCGAGCCGGCCAGCGGTCGCCTCACCGGCGCCGACACGGGCAAGGGCCGACTGCCGGACCCCACCGAGATCTTCGCGTACGCCCGCCGGGTGTTGGCTCGTGGCGCCCAGCCGGCCGATCTGGCCGGTCGGCACGTCGTGGTCACCGCCGGTGGCACGCGCGAGCCGCTCGACCCCGTGCGCTTCCTCGGCAACCGCTCGTCCGGCAAACAGGGCTACGCGTTCGCCCGCACCGCCGCCGCTCGCGGCGCACGGGTCACGCTGGTCAGCGCCAACCCCACGCTGCCCGCCCCGGCCGGTGTCGACGTGGTCGTCGTCGGCACCACCGAGGAGCTGCGCAAGGCGACCGTCGAGGCCGCCGCCGACGCCGACGCCGTGGTGATGGCCGCGGCGCCCGCCGACTTCCGCCCGGCGACCTACGCGGTTGACAAGATCAAGAAGCAGCCGGGCGCGGCGCCCGCGCCGATCGCGCTCGCGCTCAACCCCGACATCGCCGCTGAGCTGGGCGAGCGCAAGCCCGCCGGCCAGGTGCTGGTGGTGTTCGCGGCCGAGACCGTGGCCACCGCCGAGGCGCTGGCCAACGCCCGACAAAAACTTGTGGTTAAGAAGGCCGACCTGATCGTGGTCAACCAGGTCGGCACCGATAAAGTCTTCGGATCAGACGCCAACGCCGCGACGGTGCTGGGCGCGGACGGTTCGGAGACGGTTTTCCCGCAGCAACCCAAGGAAGACCTGGCCGACGCCGTCTGGGATCTGGTAACAACACGCTTGACGAGTACGTCTTAACCAGGGCGGGCGTCGCCGGAGGCTGGCGCGACGCGGCGCGCTCTGGGGCCGGACCCGAGAATTTGTGAGGAGCACCGTGGCACGTCGCCTGTTCACGTCCGAGTCGGTTACGGAGGGCCACCCGGACAAGATCGCTGACCAGATCAGCGATGGCATCCTCGACGCGCTGCTGGCGCAGGACCCGCGCAGCCGGGTCGCGGTCGAGACCTTGATCACGACCGGCCAGGTCCACGTCGCCGGCGAGGTGACCACGCAGGCGTACGCCGACATTGCCACGATCGTCCGCGAGACCATCCTGGGCATCGGCTACGACTCGTCGAAGAAGGGCTTCGACGGCGCGTCGTGTGGCGTCAACATCGCCATCGGCTCGCAGTCGCCCGACATCGCGCAGGGCGTCGACACCGCCATCGAGCTGCGCGACGGCGAGAGCGCCGGCGACGCCCTCGACCGCCAGGGCGCCGGCGACCAGGGCATGATGTTCGGTTTCGCCTGCTCCGAGACGCCCGAGCTCATGCCGCTGCCGATCGCGCTGGCCCACCGCCTCGCCCGCCGCCTGTCCGCGGTGCGCAAGGACGGCACGGTGCCCTACCTGCGTCCGGACGGCAAGACCCAGGTGACGATCGAATACGACGGCCTGCGCCCGATCCGCCTCGACACCGTGGTCGTCTCGTCGCAGCACGCCGCCGACATCTCGCTCGAGTCGCTGCTCACCCCCGACGTCCGCGAGCACGTGATCGCGCCCGAGCTCGAGAACCTCGGCCTCGACACCGAGGGCTACCGCCTCCTGGTCAACCCGACCGGCCGCTTCGAGATCGGCGGCCCGATGGGCGACGCGGGCCTGACCGGCCGCAAGATCATCGTCGACACCTACGGCGGCTACGCCCGCCACGGCGGCGGTGCGTTCTCCGGCAAGGACCCGTCCAAGGTGGACCGTTCGGCGGCGTACGCGATGCGCTGGGTCGCCAAGAACGTCGTCGCCGCGGGACTCGCCGAGCGCTGCGAGGCCCAGGTCGCCTACGCGATCGGCAAGGCCCACCCGGTGAGCCTGTTCGTCGAGACCTTCGGCACCGAGAACGTGCCGGTCGACCGCATCGAGAAGGCGATCGGCGAGGTCTTCGACCTGCGCCCCGCCGCCATCATCCGCGACCTCGACCTGCTCCGCCCGATCTACCAGCAGACCGCCGCCTACGGCCACTTCGGCCGCGAGCTGCCGGACCTGACCTGGGAGAACACCGACCGCGCGGCCGACCTGAAGAACGCCGCCGGCCTCTGAGGTCTCTTTCGTCGAAGCGGGCCCGTCGCTGACGGGCCCGCTTTCGCGTTTGTCGATCCGTCGCACGGGGGTATCTCCCGTGGCATGTGGCGTCAGGCAGCCGGCTATGCGCTCGTAGCGCTCGCCCTGCTGCTCGCCTACGCCGCGGTCGGCGTCGTCGTCTTCGACGACCCCTTCGGCGAGGCGCTCCTGTCCGGCTCCGGAATCGCGATCGCCGTGCTCGGCCCGCTGCTTCTCATGCGCTGGGCCGATCCCTTCGGTAAGCGGCGCCGTCGACGGACGGACCACGACCCCGCGTCCGAGCGCTGAGGCGGTGCCTCTCATGGACCCGCAGCCGAACCGGCCACGCGCCGGTACGCCGTCACCCCGGTGGGCCCGTCGCGTCTTCCTGGTTCTCGCGGTCCTGTTCACAATTGGTGCCCTCTCCGCGCTGACCCACCCGTGGTGGGCCGGCGAGGTGACGTGGTGGCGCTTCGCGCAGGGCGCCGGCTGGACGGTCATGGCGGCCGCATCCGTCTGGCACCTGCGCCGCACCCGCCGCGACGACGGTGGGTGACCGCGTGTCGGAACTGGATCGTCCGGCGGCGACGCGCGTGGTCGCCTTCGCCGCGGTTTCGCAGCTTCTCCTGGCGGCTGCGGCGGCGGTGGTCATCGGCTTCGCCGTCGAAGAACGCAGCGTCGTCGCGTTCCTGGTCTTCGGTGCGATCATCGCCGCTTCGGTCTGCCTCTTCGTAGCCGTCACCCGGCGCCTTCAACGCATCCGGTCCGAGGCGGCGGAGGGTCGCGGGCCGGTACGGGCAAATGTCGCACATGGGTTGAATGTCGAACGCTCCAGCCGCCTGATCTGGTCGTCCCGGATCTACACCGCGTCAGTCGCGGTGTTCCCGCTCGCCGCGGTCGTGCTGCTCAGCCATCCGCTCTGGCTCGGCGACTTCCGCTCGTCGCTGTTGATCTACGGCATCTTCACGGCCTACGTCGGCGCGTTCCAAGTCCTCCGCTACCGCGAGTGGCGGCGGGGCCGTGCGGCGCCGCCCGATGGCTGACCCGTCGGGGGTTTGTCGATCCGGTGACGGCGGGTATCGGGGTCCTATGCGGACAACGGGGCGGCCGGAGATGCGGCGTGACATCGCGCGCTATGTCCTCGCCGGGGTCGTGGCGTGGCTGGCGGCGACGCTTGTGGGCATGGTCCTCACCGACGACTCGTTCGGCGAGTCGCTCGGCTCGTCCCTTCCGGTGACGGTGGCGATGGTGATCGGGATGATCGCCTTGGAGCGGGCGAGGGCGCGGCGTGGGCGGTCCGATGACCCGGCGTGAGAAGTGGCGACTGGCGATCGGCCCGCTGCTGGCCTGGCCCGTCACCGCCCTCATTTGGCTCGCGGTCACCGACGACTCGGTTGTCGAGGCGGTCGCGTGGACCTTCGCGATCCTGGCGGTGACGTTCGTCCTGATGTTCTGGACAGGGAGCCGGGCGCGCGAGGACGGCGACGAAGCGTGACGGGGGTCGTGGGTCGGGCGGCCGCGGCGGCGGCGGTGGAAAGATGGTGCGGTGGCGAACCGGAGCAACCGTGCGGAGCGCGAGCCCGCGCCTGAGCTGCCGGTCGCCCGGGTCTGTGTCGACGTGCCGTTGCCGCACCTCGACCGGCTCTTCGACTACCTGGTGCCGGCCGACCTGCACGAGACCGCCCAGCCGGGCACCCGCGTCAAGGTCCGCTTCGCCGGTCAGCTGGTCGACGGCTGGCTGATCGAGCGGGCGGCGGAGTCGGCGGTGCCCAGGCTGGCGTACCTCGAGAAGGTCGTCTCGCCCGAGCCGGTGCTCACCCCCGAGATCGCCGGCCTGGCCCGGGCGGTCGCCGACCGCTACGCGGGCAGCCTCGCCGACGTCCTGCGGCTCGCGGTCCCACCCCGGCACGCCCGGGCGGAGCAGTCCGCGGCCGAGGCGGCCGTCGACGAGGAACCATCCCCGGAGCGCGCGGGCACCGGTTGGTCGGAATACCAGGCGGGGGAGGGGTTCCTGCGGGCGCTGCGCGAGCGCAAGAGCCCCCGCGCCGTCTGGTCCGCGCTGCCCGGTGCGGACTGGCCCGCCCGCCTCGCCGAGGCCGCCGCCGCGACGCTCGCCGCCGGTCAGGGTGTGGTGGCCGTCGTGCCGGACGCCCGGGACCTCGACCGGCTCGACGCGGCGCTCGTCCAGGCGCTCGGCAAAGACCGGCACGTCACCCTGGCCGCCGGGCTCGGGCCGGCCAAGCGCTACCGCGCCTTCCTCGCCGCCAGCCGCGGCCAGGTCAAGGTGGTCGCGGGGACGAGAGCGGCGGCCTTCGCCCCCGTCCACGACGTCGGCCTCGTGGTGATCTGGGACGACGGCGACGACCTGCACGCCGAGCCGCGGGCCCCGTACCCGCACGCCCGTGAGGTGCTCCTCACCCGCGCCCAGCGGGCCGGCGCCGCAGCCCTGGTCGCCGGGTACGCCCGCACCGCGGAGGCGCAGCTCCTGCTCGAGACCGGCTGGGCCCGCGAGATCGCCGCCGACCGGGCCACCACCAGACGCCACGCCCCGGCCATCACCCCGACCGGCGACGACCCGCAGCTGGCCCGCGACCCCGGCGCCGCCACCGCCCGGCTGCCGAGCCTGGCCTGGGACGCCGCCAGAGCGGCGCTGAAGGCCGACGCGCCCGTGCTGGTCCAGGTGCCGAGGCGCGGCTATCTCCCCTCGGTCTCGTGCGGCACGTGCCGCGCCCCGGCCCGCTGCGCGACCTGCCAGGGCCCGCTCGCCCTGCGCTCGTCCCACGCCGTACCCGCCTGCCGCTGGTGCGGCCGCGTCGCCGGCGACCACGTCTGCCCCCACTGCGGCGGCCGCGGCCTGCGGGCCGCCGTCACCGGGGCCCGCCGCACCGCCGAGGAGCTCGGCCGGGCCTTCCCCGAGACCCCGGTGCGCACCTCCGGCCGCGACGAGGTGCTCACCGAGGTGCCGGCCGCGGCCGCGGTGGTGGTCGCCACGCCGGGCGCGGAGCCGGTCGCGACCGGCGGCTACGGCGCCGTCCTGCTGCTCGACACCTGGGCCCTGCTCACCCGGGCCGACCTGCGCGCCGGCGAGGAGGCCCTGCGCCGCTGGATGACCGCCGCCGCGCTGGCGAAACCCCACACCGCCGGCGGCCGCGTCGTGGTCGTCGCCGACGGGGGCGTCCCGGTGGTGCAGGCGCTGCTGCGCTGGGACCCCGGCTGGTACGCCGAACGCGAGCTCGCCGAACGCCGCGAGCTGCGGTTCCCGCCCGCCGCCCGGATGACCAGCCTGACCGGCGCCCCGCCGGCCGTGGCCGACCTGCTGGCCGCCGTGCACCTGCCGCCCGACGCCGAACTGCTCGGCCCGGTCCCCGCCGACCAGGACCAGGAGCGCTATCTGGTGCGCGCCTCGCGCACGAAAGCAGCCGAGGTGGCCGCCGCCCTGCACGCCGCCGCGGGGGTCCGCAGCGCCCGCAAAGCCCCCGACCCCGTCCGCGTGCAGGTCGACGCCGCCGACCTCTTCTAGACTTGTCGGGATTCGACCTAGCGAGGAGTTCCACGTGACCGTCCAGCCCATCCGTCTCTTCGGCGACCCCGTGCTACGTACGCCCGCGGATCCGGTCGTCGACTTCGACGCTGAGCTGCGCAAGTTGGTCACCGACCTCGTCGAGACCATGCAGGAGCAGTCCGGGGCCGGGCTCGCGGCGCCGCAGCTCGGCGTGGGCCTGCGGGTGTTCGCCTTCGACGTCGACGACGTGGTGGGCCACATCATCAACCCGACCGTCAGCTTCCCCGACGACGAGGAGCAGGACGGGCCCGAGGGGTGCCTGTCGATCCCCGGGATCTACGTCGACACCAAGCGCCGGCAGAACGTGGTGGCCACCGGCTTCAACCAGTTCGGCGATCCGATCAAGCTGGTCGGCAGTGGCCTGATGGCGCGCTGCGTGCAGCACGAGACCGACCACCTCGACGGCGTGCTCTTCCTCGACCGGCTCGACGCGGCCGCGCGCAAGGAAGCGATGAAGGAGATCCGCCAGGCCGAGTGGTACGACGCCGGCGCGCCGCCGGTGATCAAGTCCAGCCCGCACGGCGGCGT
Protein-coding regions in this window:
- the carB gene encoding carbamoyl-phosphate synthase large subunit, encoding MPKRSDLSHVLVIGSGPIVIGQACEFDYSGTQACRVLRAEGLRVSLVNSNPATIMTDPEFADATYVEPITTEFLELVIAKERPDAILPTLGGQTALNAAVALHESGILDKYGVELIGADIEAIQRGEDRQKFKEIVAKAGAETPRSRVCDSMSAVRSAVAELGLPVVVRPSFTMGGLGSGMAHTEEDLERIAGAGLTESPVHEVLIEESVLGWKEYELELMRDKHDNVVVVCSIENLDPMGVHTGDSVTVAPAMTLTDREYQQLRDVGIAVLREVGVDTGGCNIQFAVNPRDGRLVVIEMNPRVSRSSALASKATGFPIAKIAAKLAIGYTLDEIPNDITLETPAAFEPALDYVVVKIPRFAFEKFPGADPELTTTMKSVGEAMSLGRNFTEALNKAMRSMETGAAGFWTAPDPDGATLQSTLEALGTPHDGRLYTVERALRLGASVAEVSAASGGIDPWFLDQIAALVDLRAEIIAAPVLDLPLLRRAKRAGLSDRQLAALRPEFAGEDGVRRLRHRLGLRPVYKTVDTCAAEFEAKTPYHYSSYDEETEVAPSDRPKVLILGSGPNRIGQGIEFDYSCVHAVMALRGAGYETVMVNCNPETVSTDYDTADRLYFEPLTFEDVLEVVNAEDASGRAAGGPGVVGVVVQLGGQTPLGLAQRLKDAGVPIVGTSPESINLAEDRGAFGAVLARAGLRAPAHGTATSYDEAKAIADEIGYPVLVRPSYVLGGRGMEIVYDDPTLSAYIARATQISPAHPVLVDRFLDDAIEIDVDALCDATGEVYLGGVMEHIEEAGIHSGDSACALPPITLAASNLAEVRRYTAEIARGVGVRGLLNVQYALKDDVLYVLEANPRASRTVPFVSKATAVPLAKAAARIMLGATIAELRAEGLLPATGDGGDLPADGPTAVKEAVLPFKRFRTPAGRGVDSLLGPEMKSTGEVMGIDPAFGNAYAKSQAAAYGSLPTSGRIFVSVANRDKRSMIFPIKRLADLGFQIVATVGTGEVLRRHGISCELIRKHWEEEGSGPDAVTLIRNGEVALIVNTPQGSGASARSDGYEIRSAAVTADIPCITTVPGAAAAVMGIEALIRGEMTVRPLQDLHAALRAAE
- the pyrF gene encoding orotidine-5'-phosphate decarboxylase, which gives rise to MTKAFGARLRAALDTRGPLCVGIDPHPSLLIAWGLSDDAEGLARFAGTVIDALGDRVAIFKPQSAFFERHGSRGVAVLESAIRQLRDAGALVLLDVKRGDIGSTVAAYAAAYLDPASPLCADAITASPYLGVGSLRPMFDAARAHDGGVFVLALTSNPEGAEVQRAVGPGGRTVAQTVIDEISQLNEGVAPLGSFGLVVGATIGDTGHDLSRVNGPILAPGLGAQGANASDLRTVFGNDLDWVVPSYSREILSRGPSVSDLRSSAAEALAQCRAVLAPRTR
- the mihF gene encoding integration host factor, actinobacterial type; amino-acid sequence: MPLPSLSPEQRAAALEKAAEIRKARAELKEQLKQGKTTLASVLDRAESDDVVGKLKVSAVLQAMPGIGKIRATQIMEKLKIADSRRLRGLGDQQRKALLGEFAGS
- a CDS encoding guanylate kinase, with amino-acid sequence MTMRDEARPAARLTVLTGPSEAGRAAVIRLVRARSPWVRMPVMVTTRRRRDHEVDGVHYTFVDEAAFDRLVEERGLLEAAAIRHHRYGTPRRPVEAWLAAGEPVLLSIDPRGAELVTLAMPDARVVLLLTPDDRVSAGDGISGAIINHAAGRAADELVGLLGSSFLTPARPPRGG
- the rpoZ gene encoding DNA-directed RNA polymerase subunit omega; amino-acid sequence: MGSIANPEGITNPPIDELLEKTTSKYALVIFAAKRARQVNAYYSQLGEGLLEYVGPLVETTPQEKPLSIAMREINAGLLTAEPTDQP